The Prinia subflava isolate CZ2003 ecotype Zambia chromosome 5, Cam_Psub_1.2, whole genome shotgun sequence genome window below encodes:
- the BDKRB2 gene encoding B2 bradykinin receptor: MVSITTENVTQLHNMTAQELTGSPENFHNNSGVHQIDPYECVSAEVWKWLQDFQPGFLWFIFILGSIENSFVLTVLCFHKSSCTVAEIYLANMAFADLMLVCTLPFWAINISNNFHWPFGLFLCKAINIMSYMNLYSSIYFLTLVSIDRYLALVKTMSLGRMRRTVCAKWNCFIIWTCALLMCSPTMVFRNLRYFEEYNVTACVLLYPSSYWEPTNNCLLNIVGFVIPFCVITYCTVQIIKALRSSELRKMKVVHTERRATMLVLAVLLLFIICWLPFQISTLVDTIRYFSPTLKCLEDINDILTQIGTYCSFSNSCLNPVLYVIVGKNFQKKAVEFYKGLFTKRCRKLQSVQMENSLDTLRTSISSEYSRKKSVFSLSR, translated from the coding sequence ATGGTTTCCATCACAACTGAAAATGTTACACAGCTGCACAACATGACTGCCCAGGAGCTCACAGGCAGTCCAGAAAATTTCCACAATAATTCAGGAGTGCATCAAATAGATCCATATGAATGTGTTAGTGCAGAAGTATGGAAATGGCTACAGGATTTTCAGCCTGGATTTCTCTGGTTTATATTTATTCTGGGATCAATAGAAAATTCCTTTGTGCTCACTGTTCTGTGTTTCCACAAGAGTAGCTGCACAGTGGCTGAAATTTACCTAGCAAACATGGCATTTGCTGACCTAATGTTGGTCTGTACTTTACCCTTCTGGGCCATTAATATTTCCAATAATTTTCATTGGCCTTTTGGCCTGTTTCTCTGTAAAGCCATCAACATCATGAGTTACATGAACTTATATTCTAGCATTTATTTCCTGACACTAGTGAGCATTGACCGCTACCTGGCCTTGGTGAAAACCATGTCTCTTGGACGGATGAGACGAACCGTCTGTGCCAAATGGAATTGTTTCATAATTTGGACATGTGCATTGCTCATGTGTTCACCTACAATGGTCTTTCGAAATTTGCGTTATTTTGAAGAGTATAACGTCACAGCCTGTGTTCTTCTTTACCCATCCAGTTACTGGGAGCCCACAAACAACTGCTTGCTGAATATTGTGGGGTTTGTGATCCCATTCTGTGTGATTACCTATTGCACTGTGCAAATCATCAAAGCCTTACGAAGCAGTGAGCTACGAAAAATGAAGGTAGTCCACACAGAGAGAAGAGCCACGATGCTGGTccttgctgtgctcctgctgttcATCATTTGCTGGCTTCCCTTCCAGATCAGCACACTCGTGGACACAATCCGTTACTTCTCACCCACCCTCAAGTGCCTGGAAGACATCAATGACATACTGACCCAGATAGGAACGTACTGTTCCTTTAGCAACAGCTGCCTGAACCCAGTCTTGTATGTGATTGTTGGGAAAAACTTCCAGAAGAAGGCTGTGGAATTCTACAAGGGCTTGTTCACAAAGAGGTGCAGAAAATTACAGTCTGTGCAGATGGAAAACTCCCTGGACACTTTAAGAACTTCCATTTCAAGTGAATACTCAAGGAAAAAGTCTGTTTTTTCATTATCCCGATAG